CTCCGCGCGGATGTCCTCGTAGGCCTGGTCCAGCCTCCGCAGCTCGGGGAAGACCTGGTCGATGTCGAAGAAGGCGGGCCGCCGCAGGCCGCCGGTGTACCGGTCGAAGAAGCCATTCCACATCATCGACAGGTTGTAGAGCGCCAGACGGTCCCTCCACCGCCGCAGCGTGCGCCGCAGGGCCTTCATGGCGCGCCCCCCCCATCACCCAGGCCCGCCTGGGCAGGGGGTGCCGCGTAGCGGAAGGCCAGCACGGCGTTCAGCCCACCAAAGGCAAACGAGTTGGACAGCGCGTGGCGCACCTGGACCTGGCGGGACGTGTTGGGGATGAAGTCCAGATCGCACCCTTCCGCGGGCTCTCCGAAGTTGGCCGTTGGAGGCAGCACGCCATGGTGAAGGGCCAGGACCGTGGCGACCGCCTCGATACCGCCGACGCCTCCGAAGGCATGCCCGTGCATGGACTTGGTGGAAGAAACCAGCAGGTGGTCGGCTCCCGGGCCGAACACCGACCGGATGGCCTCGCTCTCTGCCCTGTCGTTGGCACGCGTGCCGGTGCCATGCGCGTTGATGTAGCCCACGTCCCGCGCCGTCAGTCCGGCATCCGCCAGTGCCTGCCTCATCGCCTGCGCGGGGCCTTCCACCCGGGGCCGCACCGGGTCTCCCGCATCCGCGGACATGCCGGCGCCAATCAACTCCGCGTACACCCGGGCACCGCGGGCCCGGGCATGCTCCAGGTCCTCCAACACGAGGATGCCCGCGCCCTCCCCGATGGCCATGCCGGCCTGCCCGTTGGAGAATGGCCGGAAGGACTCCGCAGAGGGAGCCACGACGCCTACCGCCTGGAACGCCTTCGCCACCGAGTAGAGGATGCTCGCCTCGCTGCCGCCGGTGATGGCGCACTGGACCCTGCCGCTGCGCACCAGCCAGAAGGCCTGGGCGATGGCATGGGTCGCCGCCGCGCAGCCCGTCGAAACGGTGAACGCTGGCCCGGTGATTCCGTGCTCCATGCAGATCAACCCCACGGAGGCCTGGCTGTTCGTCTTTGGCACGAGCGCCGGGTCGCACTTCCCGGAGCGCTCCACGAAGAGCTGGATGGCCGCTTCCTCCCGGCTCATCTCTCCGCCGCCGCCCGTCCCGAGCACCACGGCGGTGCCCGAGTTGTCCCCGGCGAGATTCAAGCCCGCGTCCTGGATGGCCTCTTGCGCGGCGATCAGCGCGAACTGCGCGAAGCGGTCCCTCAGCCGCAGCTCGCCCTTGCTGAAATACCGCGCCGGCTCGTAGCCGGTGACCTCGGCGGCCGGGAAGCGCACCGTGTCTCCACACCGCGTCCGCTCCACCAGCCGGACCGCGCTCCTTCCCTCCAGCAGCGCCTTCCAGGACGACCGCACGTCGTGCCCCAGCGCGTTGATGCAACCCAGCCCCGTGACGGCAACCTGTCTCAACCCTGTCGCGTTCTTCATTCCCGTCCTCCCGCGGCCAGGCCGCTCAGCCCGCCTTGCCATCCGAGGACTTCCGTCTGAGCTCCAGCACCAGGTCGCAGAGCTCGCCGATGGTGAGGTAGTCGTCGCGGTAGGAGTCCTTGAGGTTGAGGCCCCACTCTTCATCGACGTCGAAGGTGAGCATCGTCAGGTCCATCGATGTGAACCCCAGCTCCTTCAGGCGGGTGGCGCGCGACAGCTCCACGCCGCCGGCCTCGGGCGCCTTCTCCTGAAGGGCGGCGCTCGCCAGCATCCCGCTCCCGACCTTGGACTTCGTGTCCGGCAGCAGCGCCTTCACCAGCTCGATGACCCGGCCCTCGATCTCCTGCCGCTCGTCTTCG
This DNA window, taken from Corallococcus coralloides DSM 2259, encodes the following:
- a CDS encoding beta-ketoacyl-[acyl-carrier-protein] synthase family protein; translated protein: MKNATGLRQVAVTGLGCINALGHDVRSSWKALLEGRSAVRLVERTRCGDTVRFPAAEVTGYEPARYFSKGELRLRDRFAQFALIAAQEAIQDAGLNLAGDNSGTAVVLGTGGGGEMSREEAAIQLFVERSGKCDPALVPKTNSQASVGLICMEHGITGPAFTVSTGCAAATHAIAQAFWLVRSGRVQCAITGGSEASILYSVAKAFQAVGVVAPSAESFRPFSNGQAGMAIGEGAGILVLEDLEHARARGARVYAELIGAGMSADAGDPVRPRVEGPAQAMRQALADAGLTARDVGYINAHGTGTRANDRAESEAIRSVFGPGADHLLVSSTKSMHGHAFGGVGGIEAVATVLALHHGVLPPTANFGEPAEGCDLDFIPNTSRQVQVRHALSNSFAFGGLNAVLAFRYAAPPAQAGLGDGGGAP